A portion of the Leptospira kobayashii genome contains these proteins:
- a CDS encoding diacylglycerol/lipid kinase family protein — protein MKMKIILNPVSGGGISGKVWKKVKSELDKQKIEYDFEETTPSLTAGQIASKSIKAGQNWIVGIGGDGTLSNIVNGFFENGKLISKDAVFSPIPAGRGNDFIKTLRVNKKPSEALKQILNGKIRKIDVIETTYTKEDKSTGKYMSINLADFGMGGEVVYRVNRSKLANFIGGKGVFFLYTLVCLLTYKNKKVHLKINNKETIDCTSRIIVCANGEYAGGGMWFAPKAKLEDGLFDLLIIEDIGRLETLAKFGKLYKGQAEGQPKIISRTAFSLEASSEEDIFIDVDGENMGQLPASFKIIPSIISVKC, from the coding sequence ATGAAAATGAAGATCATCTTGAATCCTGTTTCCGGCGGCGGTATATCAGGTAAGGTTTGGAAAAAAGTTAAGTCGGAGTTGGACAAACAAAAGATTGAATACGATTTTGAAGAAACTACTCCCTCTTTGACGGCGGGCCAGATCGCATCCAAATCAATTAAAGCGGGCCAAAATTGGATCGTGGGAATAGGGGGGGACGGAACCCTTTCCAACATTGTAAACGGATTTTTTGAAAATGGCAAATTGATTTCCAAAGATGCCGTTTTCAGTCCGATCCCTGCGGGAAGAGGAAATGATTTTATCAAAACTCTTCGTGTGAATAAAAAGCCGTCAGAGGCCCTCAAACAGATATTAAACGGTAAAATCAGAAAGATCGATGTGATCGAAACTACGTATACCAAAGAAGACAAATCAACCGGAAAGTATATGAGTATCAACCTAGCCGATTTCGGAATGGGAGGAGAAGTTGTTTATCGGGTCAATCGTTCCAAACTGGCCAATTTTATCGGAGGTAAAGGAGTCTTTTTTCTATACACTCTAGTTTGCCTCCTTACGTATAAGAACAAAAAAGTACATTTGAAAATCAATAACAAAGAAACGATTGATTGCACTAGCAGAATCATTGTTTGCGCGAACGGAGAATATGCTGGTGGAGGGATGTGGTTTGCACCTAAAGCAAAGCTAGAGGACGGTCTTTTTGATCTTCTTATCATCGAAGACATAGGTCGTTTGGAAACTTTGGCAAAATTTGGAAAACTATACAAAGGCCAGGCGGAAGGACAGCCAAAGATCATTTCCAGAACAGCTTTCAGTCTGGAAGCTAGCTCGGAAGAGGATATTTTCATTGATGTGGATGGTGAAAATATGGGTCAATTGCCGGCAAGTTTCAAAATCATCCCGTCCATTATCTCTGTTAAATGTTAG
- a CDS encoding glycerol-3-phosphate dehydrogenase/oxidase, which yields MVKIWVNCRQVSKSSRPLSLLNVRKESLVNVNSKKNRLDALGDEEYDIVVIGGGITGANVLWDASLRGYKVLLLEKNDYASGTTQATSKLIHGGLRYLKNLEFGLVRESLRERRILAKISPHAVRTLGFIVPLYSHTARYILKAGMELYNLLSYDRNFDISPDRFIPRYHWNSLAETIYKTPSANREGLIGSYQYYDYANINPERHTSEFISSAKERGGQAFNYAEVKFIRKQNKAGYIIGVHDKVTGKEKTILCKTVVNSAGPWADLIESIAGVTHEKNLVRSKGIHAVVRNICSKECIILQKKDGSHLFVIPWRNKTIIGTTDTKYDDDPNQFTVKESEILDLLEEVNRSFGLSTLTLKDVDYYYGGLRPLVEDPTEKSETYSASRKSEIMHYAGEGFPGFFSALGGKYTTSRSVAESLVDQIADYLPKPVRPCSTHLEPLLGGHYDDLKSLTSELEKKFPKADGLKIEQIANRYGSLAYKILQNKPGVNFQLANGEWIFEEEIFHILENDDIVSATDFYFRRSGVGTVGALNSKDNQLLLARIAKQLSWDKKKITLETKLVDQRYIWAKG from the coding sequence ATGGTGAAAATATGGGTCAATTGCCGGCAAGTTTCAAAATCATCCCGTCCATTATCTCTGTTAAATGTTAGGAAGGAATCATTGGTTAATGTGAACTCTAAGAAGAATAGACTCGATGCCCTTGGGGATGAAGAATATGATATCGTCGTTATCGGTGGCGGTATTACAGGTGCCAATGTTCTCTGGGATGCCAGTTTAAGAGGATACAAGGTTTTATTACTCGAAAAAAACGATTATGCTTCCGGCACTACGCAAGCTACTTCCAAGCTGATTCACGGAGGACTGCGTTATTTAAAAAATTTAGAATTCGGTTTGGTTCGGGAATCTTTGAGAGAAAGAAGAATCCTTGCAAAAATTTCACCACATGCTGTCCGTACTTTGGGATTTATTGTCCCGCTTTATTCGCATACAGCCCGTTATATTTTGAAAGCGGGTATGGAATTATACAATTTACTTTCTTATGATAGAAACTTCGACATCAGTCCTGATCGTTTTATCCCGCGTTATCATTGGAATTCTCTTGCTGAAACAATTTATAAAACTCCCTCTGCGAATAGGGAAGGACTGATAGGTTCTTATCAATATTATGATTATGCAAATATAAATCCCGAACGACATACTTCCGAGTTTATTTCTTCCGCCAAAGAACGCGGCGGCCAGGCTTTCAATTATGCGGAAGTCAAATTCATCAGAAAACAAAACAAAGCGGGTTATATTATCGGAGTTCATGATAAAGTGACAGGTAAGGAAAAAACGATTCTTTGTAAGACGGTAGTCAATAGTGCCGGACCTTGGGCGGATTTGATAGAATCTATTGCTGGTGTTACTCATGAAAAAAACCTGGTTCGATCCAAAGGGATCCATGCTGTCGTTCGAAATATCTGTAGTAAAGAATGTATCATCTTACAAAAGAAAGACGGCTCACATCTGTTTGTAATCCCTTGGAGAAATAAAACCATTATAGGGACTACGGATACGAAGTACGACGATGATCCGAATCAGTTCACCGTGAAAGAGTCCGAAATTCTCGATTTGTTGGAAGAAGTAAACCGTAGTTTCGGATTGTCTACGTTGACTTTGAAAGATGTTGATTATTATTACGGAGGACTTCGACCTCTTGTGGAAGATCCTACTGAGAAATCGGAAACTTATTCCGCATCCAGAAAATCGGAAATCATGCATTACGCAGGAGAAGGATTCCCTGGATTCTTTTCTGCGTTAGGTGGCAAGTATACTACTAGTCGCTCAGTAGCCGAATCTTTAGTCGATCAGATTGCGGATTATCTGCCGAAACCCGTCAGACCATGTTCCACTCATTTGGAACCGTTGCTCGGGGGGCATTACGATGACTTGAAATCGCTCACTTCCGAGTTGGAAAAAAAATTTCCCAAAGCGGACGGATTAAAAATCGAACAGATCGCTAATCGTTACGGTTCATTGGCTTATAAAATCTTACAAAATAAACCCGGTGTCAATTTCCAATTGGCCAATGGGGAGTGGATTTTTGAAGAAGAGATATTCCATATTTTGGAAAATGATGATATCGTATCAGCAACGGATTTTTATTTCAGAAGATCCGGTGTAGGTACAGTAGGAGCATTGAACTCGAAAGACAATCAATTATTACTTGCCCGAATCGCCAAACAACTGTCTTGGGATAAAAAGAAAATCACGTTAGAAACAAAACTGGTGGATCAAAGATATATTTGGGCTAAAGGATAA
- a CDS encoding acyl-CoA thioesterase, which produces MARVKLELPEVWHFSTIINIRIGDINFAGHLAHDAILSLVHESRALLFHDNGWGELDVEGKGIVVADVVITYSNEAFFRDILRFDLSVTEFTKKGCDIYYRIIRVGDEKEIARAKTGIVFFDYEHRKPAEVPSGFSKRFI; this is translated from the coding sequence GTGGCACGCGTTAAATTAGAACTACCCGAAGTTTGGCATTTTTCCACGATCATTAACATTCGGATCGGAGATATCAATTTTGCCGGACATCTTGCTCATGATGCGATTCTTTCTCTTGTTCATGAATCGAGAGCACTTCTTTTCCATGATAACGGTTGGGGAGAATTGGATGTGGAGGGAAAGGGTATCGTAGTCGCGGATGTGGTGATTACTTATTCAAACGAAGCATTCTTTCGGGATATTTTACGATTTGATTTGTCCGTGACTGAATTTACCAAAAAAGGTTGTGATATCTATTATCGGATCATAAGAGTAGGGGACGAGAAAGAAATTGCCCGGGCCAAAACAGGGATTGTTTTTTTCGATTATGAGCATAGAAAACCTGCCGAAGTACCTTCCGGTTTTTCAAAAAGATTTATTTAA
- a CDS encoding P-loop NTPase fold protein yields MEKELLELIDSAYLGEKYPIAQIISKIETKENLEFRKQLFSELTKRNQGKEEGLTIGITGTPGAGKSSLLGEICKDFISMAPNKKMAIVAIDPSSNISGGSILGDRTRVVLPRRENRIYFRSQPSQLELGGLNPYTYHVIRFLRNIFDYVFVETVGIGQNEIAVSLISDISFLVMQPLGGDQVQFMKSGIMEVPDAFIINKCDEESLANSSYYMLQTTLEFIKDILPDQNLPPIFKTSVVKRTGVKELLSFILSYTKRKDKNYEMKTQLKKWLTAEFGHWGLRIWNEANKSPNQTVRLGNILEKAQSKILYEEEEDKILQLVQNHIK; encoded by the coding sequence ATGGAAAAAGAATTACTAGAACTGATAGACTCCGCATATTTAGGGGAAAAATACCCGATCGCACAAATCATTTCAAAAATCGAAACGAAGGAAAATCTGGAATTTAGAAAACAGTTATTTTCCGAGCTTACAAAAAGAAATCAGGGAAAAGAAGAAGGGCTTACTATCGGAATCACAGGAACTCCCGGTGCGGGAAAATCCTCTTTGCTTGGAGAGATTTGTAAAGATTTCATATCCATGGCGCCTAACAAAAAAATGGCGATTGTGGCCATCGACCCTTCTTCCAATATCAGCGGAGGTTCGATTCTGGGAGACAGAACGAGAGTGGTATTGCCTCGTAGGGAAAATAGAATCTATTTCAGATCACAGCCGTCGCAACTGGAATTGGGCGGGTTAAATCCGTATACTTATCATGTGATCCGTTTTTTAAGAAATATATTCGATTATGTTTTTGTCGAAACAGTGGGAATCGGACAGAATGAGATTGCCGTCTCCCTAATTTCGGACATATCCTTCCTTGTTATGCAACCATTAGGCGGTGATCAGGTACAATTTATGAAAAGCGGAATCATGGAAGTACCTGATGCGTTTATCATCAATAAATGCGATGAGGAGTCACTAGCCAACTCCAGCTATTATATGTTGCAAACTACCCTTGAGTTTATCAAAGATATACTCCCGGATCAAAACCTTCCTCCCATTTTCAAAACCTCTGTTGTCAAACGGACAGGAGTGAAGGAATTGCTTTCCTTTATCTTAAGTTATACGAAAAGAAAAGATAAAAATTATGAAATGAAAACTCAGTTGAAAAAATGGCTCACTGCCGAATTCGGGCATTGGGGACTTCGTATTTGGAATGAAGCCAACAAATCCCCCAACCAAACCGTTCGTCTGGGAAACATTCTAGAAAAAGCACAATCGAAGATTTTATATGAAGAGGAAGAAGATAAAATCTTACAACTAGTGCAAAATCATATTAAATAA
- a CDS encoding SpoIIE family protein phosphatase encodes MNHNEFKILVVEDNQLNRKMITHILKKNNYQVDEADNGKLALEKIDSWKPDLILLDIIMPEMDGLEVLQIIRSKLTQVELPVILVTAMQGSDDIVRGFQLGANDYLPKNFNIEELFARVNTALEIRRYHNLLKQRNKTIERELDIARLIQKKLLPTNAPSIPGYLIHSTYEPLDKVGGDYYDFNEMKDYCDFFMADVSGHGVPGAFIASILKMTTQYTNQFNYNLSEILRIMDQAVAERGANGMFATAVILRLYPEKALIRYASAGHPPILIHRRSTEEFIELSTKGAPLGINYDFKKKPFEEGEFSLVKGDRIILFTDGITEAENEAGIPYENTEWKKFLIHNKEKPLVSLSLRLIESLKKFSNKDQFEDDITWVVIDYTGT; translated from the coding sequence GTGAACCACAACGAGTTTAAAATTCTTGTGGTTGAGGACAACCAACTCAACCGCAAGATGATTACTCATATTCTCAAAAAAAACAACTATCAGGTCGACGAAGCGGACAACGGCAAACTCGCTCTGGAAAAAATAGATTCCTGGAAACCTGACTTAATACTACTCGATATCATTATGCCGGAGATGGACGGTTTGGAAGTTTTACAAATCATCCGTTCCAAACTCACACAAGTAGAACTCCCCGTCATCCTTGTGACCGCCATGCAAGGTTCGGATGACATAGTAAGAGGATTTCAACTCGGTGCCAATGATTATCTACCGAAAAACTTTAATATAGAAGAACTATTCGCAAGAGTCAATACCGCACTCGAAATCAGAAGATACCATAATTTACTTAAACAACGCAACAAGACCATCGAAAGAGAATTGGACATCGCAAGGTTGATCCAAAAAAAGCTCCTTCCAACAAATGCACCGTCTATCCCGGGTTATCTGATTCACAGTACTTATGAGCCTTTGGATAAAGTAGGCGGGGATTATTACGACTTCAATGAGATGAAAGACTACTGCGACTTTTTTATGGCGGACGTGTCAGGGCATGGAGTGCCCGGAGCGTTTATAGCGTCCATTTTAAAGATGACGACCCAGTATACGAACCAATTCAATTACAACTTGTCCGAAATTCTAAGAATTATGGACCAAGCAGTCGCCGAACGGGGAGCAAACGGGATGTTCGCTACCGCAGTGATTCTAAGATTGTATCCTGAAAAAGCATTGATCCGATATGCAAGTGCAGGCCATCCTCCTATTTTAATCCACCGCCGTTCTACGGAGGAATTCATTGAACTAAGCACAAAAGGAGCTCCCCTCGGAATCAATTATGATTTCAAGAAAAAGCCTTTCGAAGAAGGTGAATTCTCTTTGGTCAAAGGGGATAGAATCATTTTATTCACCGATGGAATCACGGAAGCGGAGAATGAAGCAGGGATTCCTTACGAAAATACGGAATGGAAAAAATTTTTGATTCATAATAAAGAAAAACCCCTGGTATCTCTTTCTTTAAGATTGATTGAGAGTCTGAAAAAATTCTCAAATAAAGATCAGTTTGAAGACGATATCACTTGGGTTGTGATAGATTATACGGGAACGTAA
- a CDS encoding protein meaA, producing MSTEKKDYLLHDEKGQVNPDKPWIFRTYAGHTNAKASNELYRKNLSKGQTGLSIAFDLPTQCGYSSDHPVSKPEIGKVGVPINSLEDFRILFDQIPIEEMNTSMTINGTSMWLLSLYVALAEERGVPLEKLNGTTQNDLIKEYLARGTYIYPPGSSMKIIVDMYEYCLHNIPKWNPSNICSYHLQEAGATPVQELSFALATAIAVLDSIKERNCFTDEEFEQCVGRISFFVNAGIRFVEEMCKMRAFSEMWEEITVERYKVKNKKYRVFRYGVQVNSLGLTEEQPENNAWRILIEAIGVTISRKARCRALQLPAWNEALSLPRPWDQQWSLRLQQILAYETDLLEYPDLFDGSKVVEAKVNALKEQARLEIQKILDMGGALVAIENGYMKSQLVKSQTERLSKINSNELIIVGKNRWTEGIKSPLMTDADGGVFKVDPKSAEQTLGVLAEAKTRRDSALANKTLEDLKQAAKDGKNLMPYSVACAKALVTTGEWADALREVYGEYNPPTGVEGQKLFLSEDKVVNVRSKVETFTKTRGHRPKIVVGKPGLDGHSNGAEMIAVSAKHAGFDVIYSGIRLSPEDIVQSAVEENADVIGISILSGSHKEIVQQLFDELAHYKAKIPVVIGGIIPESDFDELKTMGIKEIFTPKDYDLMSIMNKVIDIISTEPALA from the coding sequence ATGTCCACGGAGAAAAAAGATTATCTCCTCCATGATGAAAAAGGTCAGGTTAATCCTGACAAACCATGGATTTTTAGAACCTACGCAGGTCACACCAATGCAAAAGCCTCCAATGAGCTTTACCGCAAAAACCTATCCAAAGGACAGACTGGACTCTCGATCGCTTTTGACCTACCTACTCAATGTGGTTATAGTTCGGATCATCCTGTTTCCAAACCAGAAATCGGTAAAGTAGGAGTTCCCATCAATTCACTTGAGGATTTTCGAATCCTTTTTGACCAGATCCCCATTGAAGAAATGAACACTTCCATGACGATCAACGGAACATCCATGTGGCTTCTGTCACTTTACGTTGCCTTGGCGGAAGAAAGAGGAGTTCCATTAGAGAAATTGAATGGAACCACTCAGAACGATTTGATCAAAGAATATCTGGCTCGAGGAACTTACATTTATCCTCCCGGATCTTCCATGAAGATCATTGTGGATATGTATGAGTATTGTCTTCATAATATTCCGAAATGGAATCCTTCGAATATTTGTTCTTATCATTTGCAGGAAGCAGGCGCGACACCCGTGCAAGAACTTTCCTTTGCATTAGCAACTGCGATTGCGGTATTGGATTCCATCAAAGAAAGAAACTGTTTCACAGATGAAGAATTCGAACAATGCGTAGGAAGAATTTCCTTCTTCGTAAACGCAGGGATTCGTTTTGTGGAAGAGATGTGCAAGATGCGTGCATTCTCCGAAATGTGGGAAGAGATCACAGTAGAACGTTATAAAGTTAAAAATAAAAAATATCGGGTTTTCCGATATGGAGTTCAGGTCAACTCACTCGGGTTAACCGAAGAACAACCGGAAAACAATGCATGGCGGATTCTCATCGAAGCAATCGGTGTTACTATTTCCAGAAAGGCGCGTTGCAGAGCTTTGCAACTTCCCGCTTGGAACGAAGCACTTTCACTTCCACGTCCTTGGGATCAACAATGGTCTCTTCGTTTGCAACAAATTCTTGCCTATGAAACGGATCTACTGGAATACCCAGACTTATTCGACGGATCCAAAGTAGTCGAAGCGAAAGTAAACGCTCTGAAAGAACAAGCCAGACTTGAAATTCAAAAGATTCTGGATATGGGAGGAGCGCTCGTTGCCATCGAAAACGGTTATATGAAATCCCAATTGGTAAAATCCCAAACGGAAAGGCTTTCTAAAATCAATTCCAATGAACTCATCATCGTAGGAAAGAACCGTTGGACCGAAGGAATCAAATCTCCTCTGATGACAGACGCGGACGGAGGTGTGTTTAAAGTCGATCCCAAGTCAGCCGAACAAACACTAGGTGTTCTTGCGGAAGCAAAAACAAGAAGAGATTCCGCACTCGCAAACAAAACATTGGAAGATCTGAAACAAGCCGCGAAAGACGGAAAAAATCTAATGCCTTATTCGGTAGCATGTGCGAAAGCTCTTGTAACCACAGGGGAATGGGCGGATGCACTTCGGGAAGTTTACGGAGAATACAACCCTCCTACCGGTGTGGAGGGTCAGAAATTGTTCTTATCGGAAGACAAGGTAGTGAACGTCCGTTCCAAAGTGGAAACTTTTACAAAAACGCGGGGACATAGACCGAAGATCGTAGTAGGCAAACCGGGACTTGACGGGCATTCCAATGGTGCGGAAATGATTGCAGTATCTGCAAAACATGCCGGCTTCGATGTAATTTATTCCGGAATACGGCTTTCCCCGGAAGACATCGTTCAATCTGCTGTGGAAGAAAACGCAGATGTAATCGGTATCTCGATTCTTTCCGGTTCCCACAAGGAAATCGTACAACAACTGTTTGACGAACTTGCCCACTATAAGGCGAAGATTCCTGTTGTGATCGGAGGAATTATTCCGGAATCCGATTTTGATGAACTAAAAACAATGGGGATCAAGGAGATCTTTACGCCTAAAGATTATGATCTAATGTCTATCATGAACAAAGTGATCGATATTATTTCTACCGAACCTGCTCTCGCTTAA
- a CDS encoding sensor histidine kinase produces MNLSPGLTDLLSLQIDSALELNGEGIWFENESLPKGKFFDQIKSSSGQPIYLDWEDAYKNEFFYHLKNLKTKGNSTKWFYFGTAQNEETSFLLNLCRVEDSDKLILFATIVPLSAFSHVRDKLTLSISDQIQESEEKFRKTFYNSSIGIALVSPNGNWMDVNDAVCVMLGYSGEELRELTFQDITHPEDLDGDLELLGQTLRGEMSSYNLEKRYIHKNGKIVHALLSVSLVRSSSGEPKFFISQLINMTETKELFLDLERKNRLLEVTSSDLEKKIDQLEEFNRIVAHNLRGSIGNVVSLVALLKEGGQDVDPVEVIGLLDDSGRAVLENLQTLMKVLEVRANHGVEFEELNFQKTLQSVLSILSGNIRNKRAKISYDFQIPSVFYPKVYLESIFYNLLDNALKYSHPGTELKISISTYMENDKTVLSVKDNGLGINLKLYGDQIFKYKKIFHRGFESNGVGLFMTKNQIETFGGSIDVQSTVGEGSTFTVSFI; encoded by the coding sequence ATGAACCTCTCCCCCGGCTTAACAGATCTACTGTCTTTGCAAATAGATTCCGCGTTGGAATTGAACGGAGAAGGTATATGGTTTGAAAATGAGAGCCTTCCCAAAGGGAAATTTTTTGACCAAATCAAATCGTCTTCCGGTCAACCGATCTACCTGGATTGGGAAGATGCCTATAAAAATGAATTTTTTTATCATTTGAAAAACCTAAAAACAAAGGGAAATTCCACAAAATGGTTTTATTTCGGAACGGCTCAGAATGAAGAAACTTCTTTTCTGTTGAATCTTTGTCGGGTCGAAGATTCCGATAAACTGATTCTTTTTGCAACAATAGTCCCGCTCTCCGCTTTTTCCCATGTTCGGGACAAACTAACTTTAAGTATCAGCGATCAAATCCAGGAGAGTGAGGAAAAATTCAGGAAAACGTTTTATAACTCCTCGATAGGTATCGCGCTTGTTTCACCTAACGGAAATTGGATGGATGTGAACGATGCCGTTTGCGTTATGTTAGGTTATTCGGGCGAGGAGCTGAGAGAACTTACTTTTCAGGATATCACTCATCCGGAAGATTTGGATGGTGATTTGGAGCTGCTCGGACAAACTTTAAGAGGGGAAATGTCCTCTTATAATTTGGAAAAAAGATACATTCACAAAAACGGAAAAATCGTTCATGCATTACTATCCGTTTCTTTGGTCCGTTCTTCATCGGGAGAACCCAAGTTTTTCATTTCTCAGCTGATCAATATGACTGAAACCAAAGAATTGTTTTTGGATTTGGAAAGAAAGAACCGGCTTTTGGAAGTTACATCTTCCGACTTGGAAAAGAAAATCGATCAACTGGAAGAATTCAACCGTATTGTAGCGCATAATTTGCGCGGTTCGATAGGGAATGTAGTCTCGCTTGTCGCCTTACTTAAAGAAGGTGGACAAGATGTCGATCCTGTCGAAGTTATCGGACTTTTGGATGATTCCGGCCGGGCCGTACTTGAAAATCTTCAAACATTGATGAAGGTGTTGGAAGTAAGAGCCAACCATGGGGTGGAGTTTGAAGAATTGAATTTTCAAAAAACACTTCAATCCGTTCTTTCCATTCTCTCGGGAAATATCCGTAACAAACGGGCTAAAATCTCTTATGATTTTCAGATACCTTCCGTATTTTATCCGAAAGTTTATTTGGAGAGTATATTTTACAATCTTTTGGACAATGCATTGAAATATTCACATCCCGGTACGGAACTGAAAATAAGTATCAGTACTTATATGGAAAATGACAAAACGGTCCTTTCCGTAAAGGATAACGGGCTTGGTATTAATTTGAAACTCTATGGCGATCAAATTTTTAAATATAAGAAAATCTTTCATAGAGGATTTGAAAGTAATGGGGTAGGTTTGTTTATGACTAAAAATCAAATAGAGACTTTCGGCGGTTCTATAGACGTACAAAGTACCGTAGGGGAAGGTTCCACCTTCACGGTATCATTCATATGA
- a CDS encoding response regulator — protein sequence MIAVGEDKKINIISIIDDDIVYQVLASKIIRSTELVSEIMQFYDGEEALDYFQKNVENSSAWPEIIFLDLNMPYMDGWQFLKEFAERGFHGKGLSTIYIVSSSNSEIDKQKAKEFSEVTGYYIKPVLKEDYLKIFGDHLRSY from the coding sequence ATGATAGCCGTAGGTGAAGATAAAAAAATCAATATCATCAGCATCATTGATGATGATATCGTATACCAAGTACTTGCCAGTAAGATCATCCGTTCGACGGAGCTTGTTTCCGAAATCATGCAGTTTTATGATGGAGAGGAAGCTTTGGACTATTTTCAGAAAAATGTGGAAAATAGTTCCGCCTGGCCTGAAATTATATTCTTGGATTTGAATATGCCTTATATGGACGGGTGGCAATTCCTGAAAGAATTTGCGGAAAGAGGATTTCACGGCAAAGGATTATCCACTATTTATATAGTTTCTTCTTCGAATAGTGAGATAGACAAACAGAAAGCGAAAGAGTTTTCCGAGGTGACGGGATATTACATTAAACCGGTGTTAAAGGAAGATTATTTGAAAATCTTCGGTGACCACCTGAGATCATACTGA
- a CDS encoding lytic transglycosylase domain-containing protein, with product MEIQNLPSLQSLFSRIQELEKITENPSSVISFPELLEREWKGKQSGLEGNSGIPKETPSSVEGIHLPFPKEDSISLHQKHHRPGQSGTNDLMSFLEKTAMDRGVDPNLVKAVVKAESNFKTNAVSPKGAMGLMQLMPKTADMLGVDDPMNPYDNLSGGINYLGDMLERFGKTEEAIAAYNAGPGAVKKHKGIPPYSETQDYVNKVKKYYKKFSNSV from the coding sequence ATGGAAATTCAAAATCTACCTTCTCTCCAATCCCTATTCTCACGGATCCAAGAACTGGAGAAGATAACGGAAAATCCAAGTTCGGTTATTTCTTTCCCGGAACTCTTAGAAAGGGAATGGAAAGGAAAACAATCCGGTCTGGAAGGCAATTCGGGAATTCCCAAAGAAACCCCCTCTTCCGTAGAAGGAATCCATCTTCCCTTTCCCAAGGAAGACTCCATTTCGTTGCACCAAAAACACCATAGGCCCGGGCAAAGCGGCACTAACGATCTGATGTCTTTTTTGGAAAAAACAGCCATGGATCGGGGAGTAGATCCCAATCTGGTTAAGGCAGTAGTCAAAGCCGAATCCAATTTCAAAACCAACGCAGTCTCTCCTAAAGGTGCCATGGGACTCATGCAATTGATGCCAAAAACCGCCGATATGTTGGGTGTAGACGATCCTATGAACCCCTACGACAATCTAAGCGGAGGGATCAATTACTTAGGAGATATGTTGGAAAGATTCGGAAAAACGGAAGAAGCGATCGCTGCTTATAATGCGGGACCTGGGGCTGTCAAAAAACACAAAGGGATCCCACCTTATTCGGAAACACAGGATTATGTGAATAAGGTTAAAAAATATTATAAAAAATTTTCAAACTCAGTATGA
- a CDS encoding trimeric intracellular cation channel family protein translates to MLYSFELLGVAIAAFSGVLAARGKQIDLFGVIVLSAVTAFGGGTVRDVILGSYPIFWVEDETFLVVSLLTALIAFFVSRKRKLLPDPIFLIADAAALALFAIIGAEKTFLITNKPLITVTMGVVTGTVGGLLRDVFVGQIPMVFRKEIHLYATAAFLGASFYLAASLLDFNSILSFGGGVFITFVVRLAAIRYQISLPVFVEKGKDQ, encoded by the coding sequence GTGTTATATAGCTTTGAACTATTAGGTGTTGCCATAGCAGCGTTCAGCGGAGTGCTTGCCGCCCGGGGAAAACAAATCGACTTATTCGGTGTGATCGTACTTTCCGCCGTTACTGCGTTTGGTGGTGGAACGGTAAGGGACGTTATTCTCGGGTCTTATCCGATTTTTTGGGTGGAAGACGAAACATTCTTAGTAGTGAGTCTTTTAACGGCTTTGATCGCATTTTTTGTTTCCAGAAAGAGAAAACTCCTTCCGGATCCGATCTTTCTAATCGCGGATGCGGCAGCGCTTGCATTATTTGCGATTATCGGTGCCGAAAAAACATTCTTAATCACAAACAAACCTTTGATCACAGTTACAATGGGAGTCGTAACCGGCACCGTAGGTGGTTTGTTACGCGATGTATTCGTAGGCCAGATCCCAATGGTTTTCCGAAAGGAAATCCATCTCTACGCAACGGCAGCATTTTTAGGGGCAAGTTTCTATCTGGCGGCAAGTCTACTCGACTTCAATTCGATCTTAAGTTTCGGCGGAGGGGTTTTCATCACTTTCGTGGTTCGTTTGGCAGCCATCCGCTATCAAATCTCTTTGCCGGTTTTTGTGGAAAAAGGTAAGGATCAATAG